One Xyrauchen texanus isolate HMW12.3.18 chromosome 46, RBS_HiC_50CHRs, whole genome shotgun sequence DNA segment encodes these proteins:
- the LOC127637992 gene encoding fatty acid 2-hydroxylase-like, whose amino-acid sequence MKDIMSPSVSPRFFSEKEVAKHCTKDSCWVLLGTRVYDVTGFLRMHPGGEALILRRSGMDIKREIEGPPHRHSENARRWMEQYYIGEIDRDSTDEDTETLRQRKKITESTTEEEETSAISKCSKVDEETDLVDWKKPLAWQVGYLGEKYDTWVHQPVDRPIRLFKNDFFEANTKTSWYMVPIVWMPLVIYLSWYCYTLLAQERTRLFITSDYSVLIHKYSFPFIFMLGMFLWSFVEYCIHRFVFHMRPPAHNYYLITLHFLLHGQHHKSPFDGSRLVFPPSLAGLVAGSFYLILRQLLSEGLGMSLFVGGLCGYVVYDMIHYYLHYGSPSKGSYMYGLKAYHVKHHFEHQRAGFGITTTFWDHPFNTVIPEQKF is encoded by the exons ATGAAAGATATAATGTCGCCTTCGGTGTCCCCTCGCTTTTTTTCGGAAAAGGAGGTAGCCAAGCATTGCACCAAGGATTCGTGCTGGGTGTTGTTAGGGACGCGGGTGTACGATGTGACGGGGTTCCTTAGGATGCACCCGGGCGGAGAGGCGCTCATTCTCCGCCGCTCAGGCATGGACATCAAGCGCGAGATTGAAGGACCCCCGCATCGGCACTCGGAGAACGCCCGGAGGTGGATGGAGCAGTACTACATCGGTGAAATCGACAGAGACAGCACAGATGAAGACACGGAG ACTCTGAGACAGCGAAAGAAAATCACAGAAAGTaccacagaagaagaagaaacttCAGCCATCAGCAAATGCAGCAAAGTCGATGAAGAAACG GATCTGGTAGACTGGAAGAAGCCTCTAGCTTGGCAAGTTGGATACCTCGGAGAAAAGTACGACACTTGGGTCCATCAGCCCGTGGACCGACCGATCAGACtgttcaaaaatgacttttttgagGCCAACACAAAGACTTCATG GTACATGGTACCAATTGTATGGATGCCTTTAGTTATCTATCTGAGTTGGTACTGCTATACATTATTGGCACAAGAGCGTACAAGACTTTTCATTACATCAG ATTACTCTGTTCTGATACATAAGTACAGCTTTCCTTTCATCTTCATGCTTGGCATGTTTCTGTGGTCTTTCGTCGAGTACTGCATCCATCGCTTTGTCTTCCACATGCGTCCACCCGCCCACAATTATTACCTCATCACGCTGCACTTTCTGCTGCACGGCCAGCACCACAAG tCTCCATTTGACGGCTCTCGTCTAGTGTTTCCTCCGAGCCTGGCCGGCCTTGTCGCTGGCAGTTTTTATCTGATACTCAGACAGCTCTTATCCGAGGGTCTGGGTATGTCCCTGTTTGTCGGGGGTCTGTGTGGATATGTGGTCTATGATATGATCCACTACTATCTGCACTACGGCTCACCTAGCAAAGGCTCCTACATGTATGGACTAAAAGCTTACCACGTCAAACACCACTTTGAACACCAACGGGCAG GTTTTGGGATCACCACCACATTCTGGGATCACCCTTTCAACACAGTCATCCCCGAGCAGAAGTTTTAA